A window of Candidatus Nitrosotenuis uzonensis genomic DNA:
ATCTACGTTGACAAATGTCAGAGTCGTACCCGCCTTAACATTTATCAAATTTGGTGCATAAAACGGCGCTTCCATGCCTACTATGTTTACGGTGTTTGGTCCTGATGATGCAGCAGTTGTTGAAATGATATTACCGCCTCCTGCTGCTTCGGCCACGTTCAAGACGAATCTGGCTTGCGCACTACCGAACATCAAATTCGATACCGGAAGTGAGTTCAGATCTAGGTTCATGGTATATTGGCCAGCTCTTGGAAACGTCGTTGTATATGTCATAACGCCCGTATGTCCATGATAAGCTCCGTTCATAGGCATCATCATGCCCCCCGACGGTGCCGAGTTTACTGTGACCATTGAACCTGTTCGTACTTTAAGCAGCATGTCCGGATGAGTTACCATTGAACCGTCTTTTGCGTTTGTGACAGTAAATACCAGGGTTATTGGTTGTCCTACAACTATAATCATCAGACATGCCGCTAGCATGACTAAATCAAATTCCTAACCTGTAAAAGATCCTCCTGCAAACTTGTCTAATCCTTTGATCTTAAATATTGGCACTAACAGAATTACGGAAAATATCGCGCCAGTGATCCTAGTAAATATACCCGAAATGAGAAATATTCCACCTAAGAACTCTGCAAGAGCTATAGGCATTTGAAGCTCCGCTGGTAAGTCGTTACTTACAAGCCAAGTTTGCCAGCTCGGATCAAACTTTTTTATGCTATGAAAAATGAAAATTGCTCCTATTGATGCACGTATTCCCCAATGAGTTATGTAATACAGTATATTTTCTTTAATTGTTGTACCCATCAACATATCAGACAAAAAATTACCGTATAATAAAAAAATTTATCCGGAATTTTTCAAATCAGAAAGAAGTTTGATTATAACTTGAATAGTTCAAAATGAATTTTAATATTTGAATAGAAATTAGAATGATTCGATTCGAAACTGTATGTATGACTAAAACATGCTGTCTATGAATCGAATCAATGCTATTTTAGTTCAATTATAAAAAAAGATTTTTCCAACTTGGATCTGGAAAAATTCTTTTAAGTGATCATCTAATCGTTGCTAATAATGAATGCAAAATACTACACATTACTGCTGATATTGCCACTGCTCACTGTAGCACTGACAACTACATCGATAGACGCTGATGCTGCAAAATCCAAAGGCGTAGGAACTGCCTCATACGGTTCTAAGAATGCCTTCAAAGTATGTGGCGACAGGCTTTGTTCTGAAATGGGAACAGAAAAATCACTTTCTCAGCCAAAGTCAGTCACATCCACAAAACAACCCACGTCTAAAACTACAAGTGAGGACAAACATTCTGAGGAAATGACTTTGCGTCTTGCACGTGCAAGCGTTCCTGCAACCATACCAATGCATAAAGGATGGTATAATGGTGAACCAGTCTACTACATCATAACTGATTCTAGTGAGAAAGTGCACGCTGATACTATCACCGAAAAACAAGGATGGAAAGTGGAGCTTGCACCACTTCTTGGTAATACTCCAAAGGAGGCACTCTCAAAGACATACATCTTTACCAATGGGGTAAAAGGCGATGGCATACATGGATTCCAAGGCGAGGTATTTACAAGCACCCCGTCACAGCCAGAAGCATATAGTGCCTTAACATCCCACATACACGTCACATGGAACAATCCTGCAAAGGCACAATCGCTGAACTCTGAAGATGCAATACTTAAGGCGGCTGCAGATGGGCTTGTGACTCTCACGGATCTTCCCGTAGTCATAAACATGCCGCAGATAGTATGGCCAGGAGGACAAATGAAGGTAAAGCAGGACAAAAAATTAGACGATATGACGCCATATGGTGATGCGCAGGTGCTAGATATCGATACAAAGAACATGAAGGTCACATTTGTGGCACATAGAGGCTGGGGTCCAGATGGAAGGACCATCTATTACATAGTTACTGATGCCACTCCAGAGATGCCAGCTGAGATGATGGGAGTTGTAAGCTCGCCAACATCTGCAAAGCTAATTGCAAACTCTGCGGCAGTAGATCTGTTCCAATTCATGAATGGAATCAAAGGTTCTGGACCAATGGGCTTTCAGGCAGGTATCGCAGCAGGGGCACCCGGCGATGCAAATTATTCTCCAATGTGGAGAATATTCATGATCGGCTGGAAAGACCCAGCGTCAGCAGCAGTACTTGAGACAATAGACGATATCAATGCATACAAAAAAGCAGGGCTAATCAATGTGGAACTGGCAAGACCAATGGAAAAAGATCACATAGTGAACTGTCCATTTATCGATCCATTCCAATAACCTATTTTTTCAAATCAGCGTATTTCATCAAGTTTGATTTGTATGTAAAACAATTGCAAGGCTACAAATACGCTAGATTGACTAGAATATTTGTTAAATCGATAAAGGTTTTACATACCCAATACAAATACACATTGTGAGCTCTGACAAGATTGCCAAGCTACAAGATCACAAATACATTAACTTGGAGACGTACAAGAAAAACGGGCAGGCAGTACGAACGCCAGTCTGGTTTGTAGTCTTTGATGAGCAGATATTCGTAATGACTACAAAGAATACCGGCAAAGTAAAGAGAATACGAAACAACCAAGACGTAAAGATAATGCCCTGCAGCATGAGAGGAGAACCAAAAGGAGAATGGGTTACTGCAAAAGCAAGATTTGCCAACGAGTCTGAAACTCAGAAGGCAATCCAGTTGCGTCACAAAAAGTACGGTTTTAGAGCAAAGCTTGTAGGCATGTTTGTAAAAAAGGACGAGCCAATAGTAATTGCAATCATGATCTGACTACAGATATACTATTTTGCGGTTTAATTGTTGTTCTAGTTTTGCCAGAACCGCATCAAGTGCAAGTATGTTTGCCTCAAGATAGTTTGAAATGCAAAATAATGCACCATATTTTTGCCCCATCTTTGTTACTAGATTGTTTTTTTCCAAGATGCAAAGATGGTGCTGAACTGCCTTGTAGTCAAGGCCCGTCTCAAGGGCAATATTGTTAGTATTCATAGGTCTTTTGCAGAGCAGTGTCAGAATTTGCAGCCGTGTAAAGCCTCCACGCGTGCCAGTAAATACGTAAAGCAACAGTCTTTGTGCATCGCGATCCGGTTTGCGAGAAGCCGAACCTGCCTTTTGTTTGATTGTCTCCTTGATTTCTACTAGCTTTTCCATGCTCATTTCCCGAACACGATCAAAAATGCCGCTCTCACTTAAAACACTATTTCCAAATCTGCTCCAAATCCATGCCAGAGAGCCAACTAACGCTTAAATTGACAACTGGCGATGCTGTAATCATTATGATGCCAGCACGCGGGTACGATATGACCCCTACAATGTATTCTCCTGATGGAAGAATATACCAAGTAGAGTATGCGATAGAGACTGTTAAAAGAGGAACTCTGGCAATTGGAATAAAGGCAAAAGATGGTGTAATTATGGCAGTTGAGGAGATACCTCGCAAATTGCAGGTTGCAGGTGTTACTCAAAAGATATTTCAGGTCGATGACCACATTGGCGTTGCCGCTGCAGGATACATCCCAGATG
This region includes:
- a CDS encoding cupredoxin domain-containing protein; translation: MIIVVGQPITLVFTVTNAKDGSMVTHPDMLLKVRTGSMVTVNSAPSGGMMMPMNGAYHGHTGVMTYTTTFPRAGQYTMNLDLNSLPVSNLMFGSAQARFVLNVAEAAGGGNIISTTAASSGPNTVNIVGMEAPFYAPNLINVKAGTTLTFVNVDGNMHTVTTVKKGTTEPDGRIDSGLIKAGETFTAKFDTPGTYDYFCAIHTGMKGTVNVS
- a CDS encoding DoxX family protein; its protein translation is MGTTIKENILYYITHWGIRASIGAIFIFHSIKKFDPSWQTWLVSNDLPAELQMPIALAEFLGGIFLISGIFTRITGAIFSVILLVPIFKIKGLDKFAGGSFTG
- a CDS encoding DUF7482 domain-containing protein, giving the protein MNAKYYTLLLILPLLTVALTTTSIDADAAKSKGVGTASYGSKNAFKVCGDRLCSEMGTEKSLSQPKSVTSTKQPTSKTTSEDKHSEEMTLRLARASVPATIPMHKGWYNGEPVYYIITDSSEKVHADTITEKQGWKVELAPLLGNTPKEALSKTYIFTNGVKGDGIHGFQGEVFTSTPSQPEAYSALTSHIHVTWNNPAKAQSLNSEDAILKAAADGLVTLTDLPVVINMPQIVWPGGQMKVKQDKKLDDMTPYGDAQVLDIDTKNMKVTFVAHRGWGPDGRTIYYIVTDATPEMPAEMMGVVSSPTSAKLIANSAAVDLFQFMNGIKGSGPMGFQAGIAAGAPGDANYSPMWRIFMIGWKDPASAAVLETIDDINAYKKAGLINVELARPMEKDHIVNCPFIDPFQ
- a CDS encoding PPOX class F420-dependent oxidoreductase; its protein translation is MSSDKIAKLQDHKYINLETYKKNGQAVRTPVWFVVFDEQIFVMTTKNTGKVKRIRNNQDVKIMPCSMRGEPKGEWVTAKARFANESETQKAIQLRHKKYGFRAKLVGMFVKKDEPIVIAIMI
- a CDS encoding ArsR/SmtB family transcription factor yields the protein MEKLVEIKETIKQKAGSASRKPDRDAQRLLLYVFTGTRGGFTRLQILTLLCKRPMNTNNIALETGLDYKAVQHHLCILEKNNLVTKMGQKYGALFCISNYLEANILALDAVLAKLEQQLNRKIVYL